One window of the Candidatus Falkowbacteria bacterium genome contains the following:
- a CDS encoding DNA primase, with product MNPSDEVKAKLDLVDVIRGYIDLKPAGVNFRANCPFHREKSPSFIVSPDKQIWHCFGCGKGGDLFTFVMDIEGLSFIETLRLLAPKAGVELKQADPKLASQRSRSLDAMELATKYYHHILTTSKQAQPARDYLAQRGLSEETISEWRIGYSPDSWDDLVNFLGSRGFTPNEIFAAGLSTKKEGANRFYNRFRGRIMFPIADANGDVVAFTARVSPEKEATEKMGKYINSPQTSIYDKSKILFGLNRAKQAIRQENAAVLVEGQMDVITAHQHGFKNVIATSGTALTADQLDMIKRYTTNISLALDADSAGQEAIQRGEQMARSIDYQEMEAEDARGRLRRYVDPEQSYTFHLKVVEIPNGKDPDDCIRNNPEEWRQAVASGKQVMEFYFDKALATLDVRNIEHRRAALKVLLPKLVELGRENRSEQDFWLKRLSQRLDISETALREDLAAAEAQFRPQNNPRPRPKEAAPLAPKSRGEQLSELLLALALRQPNYFSYLANNLQLDQVIGSANQGLYKGLIIYYNKNTETWLSGTLAEDIGDGQNRPQNAPESNQFSYQIIREWLNLPEAAHALLADQPAIDRIKRKLDELTLLGEKEFFQLELEEARAEIIRLTAWLKKQYLQSRLKDVSQLIKQVEAENNLSRLQPLLEEFKFLSEELKEFNHIN from the coding sequence CACTGTTTCGGTTGCGGCAAGGGCGGCGACCTGTTCACCTTTGTCATGGACATCGAGGGCCTGTCTTTCATCGAGACGCTGCGTCTGCTGGCGCCCAAGGCAGGCGTCGAGCTCAAGCAAGCCGACCCGAAGCTGGCTTCACAAAGAAGCCGCTCGCTCGACGCCATGGAACTCGCCACCAAATATTATCATCACATTCTCACCACCTCGAAGCAAGCCCAGCCGGCTCGCGATTATCTGGCCCAGCGCGGTCTGAGCGAAGAGACAATCAGCGAGTGGCGCATCGGCTACAGTCCGGACAGCTGGGATGACCTGGTTAATTTTCTAGGCAGCCGCGGTTTCACGCCAAACGAGATATTCGCAGCCGGACTAAGTACTAAGAAAGAAGGCGCTAATCGTTTCTATAACCGTTTTCGCGGACGCATCATGTTCCCGATCGCCGATGCCAACGGCGACGTCGTCGCTTTTACGGCCCGCGTCAGCCCGGAAAAAGAAGCGACCGAGAAGATGGGCAAATACATCAATAGCCCACAGACTTCGATATATGACAAGAGCAAAATACTTTTCGGGTTGAACCGGGCCAAGCAGGCAATCCGGCAGGAGAACGCGGCCGTCCTGGTCGAAGGGCAGATGGATGTCATTACCGCTCACCAGCATGGCTTCAAGAACGTGATCGCAACTTCGGGCACGGCCTTGACCGCCGATCAGCTGGACATGATTAAGCGCTACACGACCAACATTTCCTTGGCGCTCGACGCCGATTCCGCCGGGCAAGAAGCGATCCAGCGCGGAGAGCAGATGGCCCGCTCCATCGACTATCAAGAAATGGAGGCGGAAGACGCGCGCGGCCGCTTGCGCCGTTACGTCGATCCGGAACAGAGCTATACCTTCCATTTGAAAGTGGTTGAAATACCGAACGGCAAGGACCCGGACGATTGCATCCGCAACAATCCCGAAGAGTGGCGGCAAGCGGTCGCCTCCGGCAAGCAAGTGATGGAATTCTACTTCGACAAGGCGCTGGCTACGCTCGATGTCCGCAATATCGAGCATCGGCGGGCGGCCTTGAAAGTCCTCTTGCCCAAGCTCGTCGAGCTGGGCAGGGAAAACCGCAGTGAACAGGATTTCTGGCTCAAGCGCTTGTCGCAGCGGTTGGATATCTCCGAGACGGCCTTGCGCGAGGACTTGGCGGCCGCCGAGGCGCAGTTCCGCCCGCAGAACAACCCGAGACCGCGGCCAAAAGAGGCGGCACCGCTGGCCCCCAAGAGCCGAGGCGAGCAATTGTCCGAGCTGCTCCTGGCTTTGGCGTTGCGCCAGCCCAATTATTTCAGTTATTTGGCGAACAATCTGCAGCTCGATCAGGTCATCGGTTCGGCCAATCAGGGTCTTTACAAGGGGCTGATAATCTATTATAATAAAAACACTGAAACCTGGCTTTCGGGGACCTTGGCCGAAGACATCGGCGATGGCCAAAATAGGCCACAAAACGCCCCAGAAAGCAACCAATTCAGTTATCAAATCATTAGAGAGTGGCTAAACTTACCTGAAGCCGCTCATGCTTTGTTGGCTGACCAACCGGCAATCGATCGGATCAAGCGCAAGCTGGATGAATTGACGTTGCTGGGAGAAAAGGAATTTTTCCAGCTGGAGCTGGAAGAAGCGCGGGCCGAAATCATTCGCCTGACCGCCTGGCTCAAGAAGCAGTATTTACAATCACGGCTGAAGGACGTCAGCCAGCTGATCAAGCAGGTTGAGGCCGAGAACAACCTCAGTCGCCTACAACCCCTGCTCGAGGAGTTCAAGTTCCTGTCCGAAGAACTAAAGGAGTTTAATCATATTAATTAG